The DNA region TCCAAAACTCCAAAAGCCACAGTCACAAAACCTGTGCTTCCGTCAAGATTGACAGACAACGAGTGCATGAAGGTGTCACTCGGCACTTTTAGATCGGTTCCTATCCAGCTTCCGCTTATGATAGATCTAGAACCGACGTAAACATTAGCATCCAATCTACAGTATTCAACAACACTGCCCTCAGACACACTCACGCTGGGATGGAGGATACTGTGCATCACACACACTCGAGTTTTCTCTAATATAAATGAGCTGAAAGCAGAAGCCATCAGGCCAAGCTCAGCTCTAAGACACGGGTCGGCTGTTAAGTGGAACAAGTATTCCTCAGTGGTGCCTACATGATAGAACTTGGAGTTGTTCAGCAGGATGACGTTAAGTGCCGTGCCTTTGAGACGATGGAAAATCTTCCTGCGAATCTCAACGAGACCTTTTTCCTTTTTGGTGACGTTGGCAGTGTTTTCCGTGTAGTCCACTGACGCTCTTCGTCCCAGGGCTTGAAGAAAGTCCCCGTATGCATCGACCTCACATGTCAGAGGGCTGATTTCACTGAATATGTGCAGCAGTGTCATTGCAGTGCTGTGATCAATGTAATAAGTGCTGTCTGTGTAAACAAACTCTTCCTCTTTCCGTTTGCATATCGCATTGGATTTGCGCATTCTTTCTATGGTTGGTTTGTGGAGAAACTGAGAGCATGTTCTGTATTGCATGTCAGAGATTGTGGGCACTTCTGCTGGCTCCAGAACAAATACTCCATGCGTGGTACCAATAGAGAGAGAGGAGGGATGTGCTAACGCTGTAAAACCTGGTTTATCAAATACTACAAACTCTTGGTCAGGAATGCTATAGAGCTCTATGTCATCAGAACAGGTGACCAGCATTCCCGGCTTCATGTGTGAAGGGAAATCCACATACATTGCTAGTTTAAGCTCCAGCATCTGATATAAAGGGTTTCCCAGAGGAAAAGCGGTGAATATTTTACCCAGAGCGCTGGCATTGGGTAAACGTTGACTGAATCCTCCTGCATATGTAACCAAACGTATTGTTAAATTAGTATGTATATAACAGTCCCAACTGAAATTTGGTAAATTTATTAAGTAGTTGTGTATGTAAAGCAAAATAAGGCACAACCAAAGAGCTTTTATTCACGGAATTAACTCTGTTTACGGGATAATATACTTTTCCATGTTGTTTTGAGGTTCATATCACATGctacacattttatttaacatatattaCAGTTTAATACTCAGCAAGAGTGTGTTACATTGATTAAAGGGGACCTTTAAAAGGGACAAGTTGTAAAATAAgtgtctgatgtccctagagtgtttcagctcaaaataccccacaaataatgttttataactatttgaaactgcctcttttaggctttaatcctaCTTGAGCCATTTTGATGACTGTAGCTTTAAATTCAATTGAGATTGTGCTCCTTTCAAAATAGCAGAGCTAAAAAGGCATTTATTctaatgtgtcagcatagtggcagattcaaaacaagactaatgtcctatgctaacgAGGGAGAAATCATCACTAATGGATGGGGCATTCCCCCTCTGTTAcgtgtacaaaaaataaaaattaataactttttacCATTGGAAGCTTGTTATATTCACACACCGttaccacacaactgtgtttgaaTGCTTTATAAAAGgattataaaaaattaacattttggtCCCCTTTAAAATCAAAAGTGACAAGATATGTATAGATATGTCTGGATATGTATAGAGTTACAAAAACATctactaaatgaataaaatataaataatatgtaatattaatGTAGCCTCCACAAAATATTAAGccttaaaactgtttttaaaccctaataatcaaattcaaaacaattttttggAAGTTAAGttgtaaaaacattattatacatgtACTATTATCAAATAAATTCTGCCTTTGTGAGCATAACAGgcattttttaataacattaaagaATCTTACAAACTCCAAATTACTTCTGTATTTTACAGTGACCAGTGCAGGAATGAGAGATGGCAAACATTATTGAAAACTAATTTAGTACCTGCATGAATAAGGATGACTTTAAATCCAGACAGTGATTTGCCATATTTATCATGAAGACACTGCAGTGAATGTAAAGTGGATCCTCCATTACCTGTGTAAACAGAGGAGGTTTAATATACTTAAAATTGCATTTCCTAAATTCTTTagttaaaataaagctaaaataaatatttaaacataaaaaacttgAAAGAACATTGAAATGTTGCCAGCTACCTGAAATAACAAATGCTAACATcctacagtttttaaaaaaaataaaattaaaataaatcattaacatataaaacaatattaatgtttaaaaaaaaactaataaagttattaaaacacaaaataaaatgaaaactgaatATCCAACTAATTCAAATACAACAACAATACTAGTGATGAAttctaaatcattattttacataattttagaCATGTTTAGCTTTTATATAAATTTTACCAATCTTGCATCCGGGAGGATCTGCAAACACATGATAGTTGATACCAAGAGGCAGTTCTTTCCTCTCCAGTTTATCTGTGATCTGAATTTCATAAGCAGACCTCTGGTCCTCGTCCATTGCAGTAATGACCACAAGATCCCAAAATTCTTCTGACTTTACTGCTTTACCTGTGGATGAGAAATGAATAACTTGTAGAAACCTACatgaacaaacaagtaaatactcTCAGCAACAGTAACAAAGAAGTTCTGAAATTAAACTATAAATAGCCAAGTATATTTGGATATGTACTTCAGTCAAACAAACTGAATAGAATACCActtaaatactatagtaaataaagTAAAGTTATAGAAAACTTAATGAACATCACACAAGTGAATACTCTCAGCAAGAGTAAAAAAGAAGTACTGAAATTAAACAATAGATCGCCAAGTTTATTTGCATATGTTCTTGATTCAAACAAACTGAATAGAGTACCACTAAAATACCATAGTAAATAAAGTAAAGTTATAGAAACTTTCATGAACACCACACAAGTGAATACTCTAAGCAACGTTAACAAAGAAGTGCTAAACTTAACCTACAGCTCGACGTGTTTATTTGAATATGTTCTTCAAACAAACTGAATAGAATACCActtaaatactatagtaaaaaaaacaatacgaCCATTTGGTAGCAGTGTAATACCTTTACCATGGTATATTCACTGTGGAATTCAAGTTAAAAACAGTTGTACATCCTATATGGATATAATGGTAACTTTACCTctcattttgttaaatttttcGATTTTGTCTTTGGTGGATTTTTGCAGATAGACGTTTCCGCGTTCTGTCATTATGACAATCACTCGTCTTTATCGCTAACGTTACAATAAGTTTCAGTCAACGCCCGTTATGAATCAACAGAAATAATTCGATGACTGAATCATTTGTGAAAATGATCATTTAATAGCTATTACCAAAAAGTCATTCAAACTGTCACTTAACGTGTTTACATAGCCACTTCCGGGTTCCAATCACGTGACAACCGAACTCTCTGACGTCTATGCGTTTTTTTAGCTCTTGAATTATCTATCAACATAAATAGcgttttttaaaaatccaaaataTATTCAATCTTTTGACATATcatgaaattttattttaatattaaccaaGTGCTGAATTTGTTTGAAATAAGCTTCCTGTATGTCCAGCCGTTGTCATGGCAACTTTTTCTTGCAATCATTCTGCCAACAAAAGAATACAATTGAGAGGCAGTAACAGAACAGTAAGAACAAACTAAACAGCAGATTGAGgattttaacagtttaaagtttagctaaatatacaaatatgtcCACATAAATATTAGGAATACCATTAGCATCATCTTGTGATGGAATATGCCTATTTCTATACATTTCATTGATTTTAATCTCATAAAGGAGGAGATAACTTTCACCAACATGTAAAAATGGATTCCCTGGAAGCATACCAGGTTTATTTGGTAAACTGCACTCAATCCCTGTTACTGGATCATGGCTACTGGATTTCAGAAGGTGACAAAGACCTAACAGACATTGTGATGGTCAGACTGAACAGCTTGCTTGTAAAGAGTCTCGATCAGATTGGATCTTGCAAAACACTGCGGATTTGCATCTTGGCTGACAACTTTTTAACCAGGATTGAACCTCTAATGGAATGCACTAGCTTGGTGAAGATAGATTTGAAAGGCAATCAGGTAACGTTATGTGATCCATATACTTTCATGCATGTCTGATTCACTGATCACTAATGACCATCTTTATGCTCAGATTGTCCAGCTCCCTGACGCTTCAGGTTGGAGTCATCTGAAAGAACTACAACTTCTGTATCTACATGACAACAACATGTCAACCTGGGACAATATTAAAGGCCTGTCGGGTTGTTTAAAGCTGACTGCTTTAACTCTGTATGACACCCCAGTCAGTTTAAAGGGGAACTACAGGCACCGTCTGGTCAACAACATATGGTCTCTGAAGGCTTTGGACAACTTTGTTATCTCTGATGaggaaataattgaaaatatgTGCCTTCCCTTTCGGTTCAAAGCAAAGAAACAGCACTTTTGTGTCCGTTTGTACCCACCTACAAAGTCTGTTAGTGCTCATTATTTACACTGGTCTTTGTTTGctctattatttacttttatgtcaaaaaaaatctgatgtttTCTTCTTTCTCAGGATTCATTTGAGACAGAGATGAAAGTGATGTATAAAATAATCACTGAGATAAACAGGATTCAAGCCTTTTATTCACCCACACTTATTATACAGCGCTGGATCCGAGGCTACTTAATTAGAAGAAGTCTTGGGTAAATATGCTATGCATGCTGCTGTCTTTATGATATCCTGACTTTTAATATTCTGTGCTTACTTGATTTACTATAAAATACAGAGTCATTACTTTAGagcagcaggggtgtccaaactcagtccttgagggccggtgtcctgcatgttttagttCAAACCCCctatcaaacacaactaaaccagcTAATCCAGCTCTTTCTGGGTACAataaacttccagggaggtgtgttgaagggaGTTGGAGTAAAACTGTGCAGGACCCTGGCCCTAAAGCACCGAGTATGGACAGCCCTGCTTTAGAGATATTATTTGGGATATTTATTCAGTGGATTGAGAAGTTGTTTTTAAGTGGAATTCTGCATTGTCAGGCTTTGTGGTATGAAGAAACCGAAGGCATCTGGGAAACCATTTATTTCCAATCCAACTGAGAAGACAGAAAATGAGCAGATACCATCTCAGCTTCAGGAAGCCATGGAGGAGGACACAAATGACCACCCTGAGCCAGTATGTACTACAACTGACTCACTATATTGACACTATTTTATTGAAGTCTGCATTTGTTATGgtttatttacagtaatattgtaaaatgttaggGACAGTTcaacacaaataattaattctgtcatcatttactcatcctttacttgttcaaaaatgtgtttgagtttctttcttctgttgagcacaaagggAAAAAAAGGCTGGTTTCTCGGACCCgctgactttcattgtatttttttcttctatatgAATGTCGATGAGTGCTAGCaagcagcattcttcaaaatatcttcttttgtgttcaacagaagaaagaatctcatagAGATTTAAAACCAAAGAAGGCAGAGTAAATGATaaggtaatttttattttgggtgaactaccctttCAAACTAAATTgactaatttaatacatttttaaatataaatgatttctTTGACCGCAGAGCTGGATTTTCAGTAGCCACggctccagtcttcagtgtcacatcagaataaaatattataatattatgaaGTGTGATCAAAATTTAACTGAAACAGTTATTCCTATGGGTTTGTCCAATCTCTGACAAATGTTGGGTTACAAAAATCCAGCATTATTTAGAGTGAATTTAGGGTCATTTTTAAAGCAATGCATATAATTTTTCAAAAttgtaaaacatatgttttttgagttagagacaaaaataattaaataattttaaagtgtGAACAAACTGATAATATTGTTGTGCATGCAgaatttagaaatgtttttaaagtttaatactCAGTATTCTAACATGCAGTCCTGTTTCTCATCCAAAGGGGAAGCAGAAGAGAGACACCCAGATCAAAAGACTTTATGTGAACCTTAATAAACTGATGCAAACTGCCTACCCAGAGGTAATGtgacagtataaaatataagCAATGAACACTTTATATAAACGTACTTTCTGTACTATTCACTGGATATTTTGCACAGGTTTTACAAGAAAATGCTAAATTATATGATGGTCAACAAGACATGAAGGCATTATGCAACACACCTCAATGCCGGCTGAAATTGTCAGTGAAAACAAACAGACCCAACCAAGGTACAGTATATCAAGATTACTGGCTTCAAAGGCAAagttaatcaaaaaataaaaaatgtactcactatttactcgccctcaagtggtttcaagcctttatgtttttttttcttttgttgaacacaaaaaagaaatatatattttggagaaagctgaaagcctgtaacccCCGACATCATTTGTACcctgtaaaaatgttgggttctacaatacacaatcgatttgtgttggtacAATATGAAggatttaagttaacttattagttttttataaatttaagtggattgaacataacacaATTAAGTTAAAGAagtaaaaattgtgttgtttcagctttttttaaaagGTAGTTTGAGCAAACAGTTTTTGAGcatagcaaaaacaaatatggaacacaaaaaataaatattgaacaataTATCTGTATTTTACAATGTCTTCATAATTTAGGAATAGGTTGTTGGTTGTTTGTATGAATCAGAGCTGACCAAAACTGTCCACAACGTGTCTGCGTTAATCTGACTGCTCTGTTTTAAATATAGGGTTACCTCAGGGATATGTGTTATTATCccctattttattatatatatatatatatatatatatatatatatatatatatatatatatatatatatatatatatatatatatatatatatatgtgaaaaaTGGATGAAACATGATAACCTCGCTCTTATAAAATATGCAGATGATCTGGCATTGGAAAAAATGAATAGcttcttatattttaaatatatttatagcatcacagatgtttttaaggcaaggcaagtcaGCGCCTCAGTCTCCTCCGCAAGttgagaagttttaatgttagtacacagactttaagagaaaagaaaatgaatgagtgatcaATCAGGCAAATAACATAACTGGTCACCAACAACATTCACTTCAGATTCTATTTGACttctttatgaaaaaaaaacagcaattgtgatttttaaagagAATACACATCCCCTTCACTCAGTATTTAAAATGTTAGCATCAGGATgcaggtttagaattcctaaagcccaaaaaatgcttataaaaagtaatttatccCAATTGCAGTTGTTGTCTTAAATCGAATCACTGTTTGAAGTGAATGGGGTGATTGTCAAGAATGATATGAggctaatttagtttttaaatttttaacttatgttgttgtcttgatgagtgtTGTTGTTATGTGATTGTTGTATGTATTCAATTGTTGTCTTAAATCCAGTGTTAAATACAAATTTCCCTTCTATGCcaagcagaacggacaataaagtttaaactaactAAAaactggaagtcaatggttacaggttttcagcattcttcaaaatatcttcattaatgttcaatagaagaaagaaactcataactcATACAAGGGAGGGTTAATAATGACTGCAATTTCCtttttgggcgaactatccctttcaatAGCTCTCATAAATACTGTTTTGAGGTTTTAAGTCATTGTTTTACTCTTTTAGATATCAAGGATGCATGTATTGAAGAAACTGGAGAAGGAAACATTCATGTGCTGGGACTGAAGGCTTCAGTCCACCAGAGTGAGCCACTGAGTGATTTGTTGTTGTCCCGTAAAGCCCTCAACCAAAAGCCTGATCCACAGCCTCGCTCACCTGCTAAAACTTCAAGAACGCATCTGATCAGTCGTCGCCAAGACACTGTCAGCTTCACTCCCttcaaaataattgaaaaagcacATCAGGTTTTTGATAAAGCCAAAATGCAAAGAGAACTTGCGGAGAAGGTAACCGAGCGTCACGTTGACCGAGAAGTAGCCAAAGGCCGCAGAGTTAACTTTATTGAGGACCGGAGGACAGAAATGCGCCTTCGTCAGGAGCGCGAAAGAGAAGATACGGAGAAAACTCTCACTCTCCAGAGAGCCAAGCTGGAGCAGGACATCCATCAGGcacggcagaaacattgccagtTCATGGAGGATAAGAAGAGGAGGATCCAGGAGCAGGAGATGGTTTGCAGTTTTAGCCGAGAGCACATCTCAATAGCGAGGGCTGTGCTCAGATATAACACATGCAAATGCACTAAGCAACAATAAATGCATTCATGCTTTTTGATTGAACTCTCCGTTTAATATGGACGATTACATTGAAGTGTTGGTTAGTTAGCAAAGTTACTATATAATATGGAGTATAGTATTTGTCTGATTATATTACTAAAAATTGGGATCTGCTCTGCTTTTCAGAATCCAAAGATTATATAACATGGATCCAAAAATACTctcctatacacacacacacacacacacacacatccacctCCGTCCGTCAGGGACTAGTCAAGAGAAAAACTAGTGTTAAAGCCACCAATTTCTAACTTCACATCACAAATAAATCCACATTTATTGAATCGTCATAGCACTTTCTACCTTTACATCACAAATAAATCCACATTAATTGAATCGTCAATGCACTTTCTAATTAAGCAActaaaaaaatactattgtaaTATCAGATTTTTGATTAAGAACAGATATACAGTTTATACAGATCagttctaatcactgatttattttatctttgacagtaaataatatttgactacatatttttcaagacacttctatacagcttaaaatgacatttaaaggcccaACTACATTAATTACGTAGGTTAACTAGgtagattagggtaattaggcaatataATTACCCTATAGAGTTTTACATATTGCACATGACCCTGAATTCTAGCTTATAAAGGTGAAAtctaaagaaacattttttatttaataatattaaccatGACCACGTTTTAAAATCAACTCTCCTGCTAATGACAGTTATGCCTTTTTCACAATTCATACAGAAAGAGTTTTATGCACCTACAGATTCATGATCTTTTACATTGAATTCAAATGTGTAATTCTACAGTGACATTTTTGACCCTAACAATGTATTTTTAGTGCATTTTCACACCAGTAAATGGTCTGCTTTGCTCTGACCTGCAATTTCTTGTGGGTTCAGTTCACTTTCTAAAGGCAATATTTCTAAAAAAGGCCAATATTTATAACATTAACTCTCATTTCATTGGTCATTTCAAACTGTCTGAGAGGCATTAGAAAATCAAACACTGGTATTTTTCACAAAGTGAGTGGTTTTCTGTTCTATAATTAGTTTTCAGGCAGATCTCTGAACAATTGTTTTGATATGAGATTCACATACAACCTAACCAAACAAGCTTAAGGAGCAAACGTGCCAGGTGTGAAAGTCCCCTAAATGAATTTCTGAAGAGCACTGAGAGTTGACTTCAGCTTCTCTTTGAGGTTTCTCGCAGCATGGAGGTGGGCAGAGAAGCCAGGCTGTCTTTATTATTCTCCAGGAAAGCGCTACATGAGGCAAAGGTGCGGTAGAAGCTGGAGGAAAGCCCAGCGATGTCAGTGGAGATGTAGGGCAGCACGCCAGGAGTGGCCCGGTTGTAGTATGAAATCTGAGAGAAATGCATACATCAGCATCTAAGCCAGACGCACTTAACCTTTAGTACTTTAACACCTATGTGGCAGAACCGGGAACTACTGTAAGCAGATTCTAAACCGGAGTTATAAATGGTGTTATTGGCTAATGTCCGCACAGTATTTCAGTTGAAGAGAGTGTAAAGTTGTGTTAACTCTTGAACTACGacttattcaatcattcattacaGATGTCCATTTGGGTTTCTGTGTATATGAATTACCTTAGTGAAAGAGTTTTCCTCTTCCCATATACTGAAGCCAGCACAGAGCACCTCTCCTCTGTTGTAGTCTTCGGTGGGAGGATACGCCGGCAAGGTAACAGAACGCAAGGCAATCAAATAAGggtctctgaaacagacaaagaTGTGTTATTTTggttctttaaaaaacaaaatatagagATTCTGTATTAGAGGattaggtggctcagtggttagcactgttgcctcacagcaagaaggtcacaggttcgagtcctcgctggaccagttggcatttctttgtggagtttgcatgttctccacatgttggtgtgtgtttcctccgggtgcttcccacagtccaaagacatgcgctttaggtaaaTAGAgtttgaataagtgtgtatggatgcttcccagtgctgggttgcagctggaagtccactgtgtaaaacatgctggataagttggcattcattccattgtggtgacccctgataaatgaagggactaaaccgaagtaAAGTTAAATGAATGTATTAGAGGATTACCCAGAATCACAAGGGCACCTCCTGGATGCCAGGAGGATGAAGTCCTGGCCTTTGCCTCCTTTAGTCACAGAAGGGGTGAAAACACGGTAGATGGTGTCGTCTTCGTTTGAGTCTGTTATTACTTCACACTCTCTGCATTAATTAAAATATCAACGTTAAAGCTTAAATCAGGTCATTTGACATGGTTGATTATCATTTTAACTTATACGCCCACCATTGTGGCAGACAACCTGTAAGATTTCTCAAATTTGCCGTAGACATTTcacaaaacttaaaaaattaacgcttaaaaaattaaaaccagtTCTACCCTCTTGTCCCTTCAAACCTGTATGAACATGATTTGTGGACCATAAAAGTGTATCAACAAAAGTGTGTTGGTCCCAGTTGACTTTGTGACTGACTTCTTAGACTTTTGCTCAttttttggaacacaaattaagatattttaataaaaagagaAACTTATTTCTCCCTCTGACAATTGAAAGCATATTCACCCAAGACTCTGGTACCTAAAAATCAGTggagttaaaaaaacaaatacatatcaAGGAAGGTGAATTAGTGCAAATCTTTTGAAGAAACATGATCACTTAggctttttgttcaaatgtacacAGCGATTAGCAAATATAAACAAAAGCTCAACCAAACCTGCTTGACATAAGAACAAaccatttctgtacctgaatactgctaAAGCATAAGAAATCATAAAGCAATGTTTATTTTCTGCAAGTTCATGTGCTGAAATTCTCTTCAGACTTGGAttgtattaatgttttaaaacagtgtgtGGGCTGGATATAGTTTCAAAAGAGGGATATAATTTCCTTAGATAAAACATGACTTGATTTGATCAATTTCTGGTTAGATTGATTGTTTGGGAATAACAAACATCTGCAA from Danio rerio strain Tuebingen ecotype United States chromosome 8, GRCz12tu, whole genome shotgun sequence includes:
- the lrriq3 gene encoding leucine-rich repeat and IQ domain-containing protein 3 isoform X2 → MDSLEAYQVYLVNCTQSLLLDHGYWISEGDKDLTDIVMVRLNSLLVKSLDQIGSCKTLRICILADNFLTRIEPLMECTSLVKIDLKGNQIVQLPDASGWSHLKELQLLYLHDNNMSTWDNIKGLSGCLKLTALTLYDTPVSLKGNYRHRLVNNIWSLKALDNFVISDEEIIENMCLPFRFKAKKQHFCDSFETEMKVMYKIITEINRIQAFYSPTLIIQRWIRGYLIRRSLGLCGMKKPKASGKPFISNPTEKTENEQIPSQLQEAMEEDTNDHPEPGKQKRDTQIKRLYVNLNKLMQTAYPEVLQENAKLYDGQQDMKALCNTPQCRLKLSVKTNRPNQDIKDACIEETGEGNIHVLGLKASVHQSEPLSDLLLSRKALNQKPDPQPRSPAKTSRTHLISRRQDTVSFTPFKIIEKAHQVFDKAKMQRELAEKVTERHVDREVAKGRRVNFIEDRRTEMRLRQEREREDTEKTLTLQRAKLEQDIHQARQKHCQFMEDKKRRIQEQEMVCSFSREHISIARAVLRYNTCKCTKQQ
- the fpgt gene encoding fucose-1-phosphate guanylyltransferase — encoded protein: MTERGNVYLQKSTKDKIEKFNKMRGKAVKSEEFWDLVVITAMDEDQRSAYEIQITDKLERKELPLGINYHVFADPPGCKIGNGGSTLHSLQCLHDKYGKSLSGFKVILIHAGGFSQRLPNASALGKIFTAFPLGNPLYQMLELKLAMYVDFPSHMKPGMLVTCSDDIELYSIPDQEFVVFDKPGFTALAHPSSLSIGTTHGVFVLEPAEVPTISDMQYRTCSQFLHKPTIERMRKSNAICKRKEEEFVYTDSTYYIDHSTAMTLLHIFSEISPLTCEVDAYGDFLQALGRRASVDYTENTANVTKKEKGLVEIRRKIFHRLKGTALNVILLNNSKFYHVGTTEEYLFHLTADPCLRAELGLMASAFSSFILEKTRVCVMHSILHPSVSVSEGSVVEYCRLDANVYVGSRSIISGSWIGTDLKVPSDTFMHSLSVNLDGSTGFVTVAFGVLDDLKKNVPRPADMKALSLFKRSLEDCVGLWGLCLEKVRFSGDASVCSLWNACIFPVCSDLKDSFQMSLKMVKALDGGNTFTLPKNTKLTSLQETLQSKNLEEMLKYRKGLYEDILRVNLSNSL
- the lrriq3 gene encoding leucine-rich repeat and IQ domain-containing protein 3 isoform X1, whose product is MDSLEAYQVYLVNCTQSLLLDHGYWISEGDKDLTDIVMVRLNSLLVKSLDQIGSCKTLRICILADNFLTRIEPLMECTSLVKIDLKGNQIVQLPDASGWSHLKELQLLYLHDNNMSTWDNIKGLSGCLKLTALTLYDTPVSLKGNYRHRLVNNIWSLKALDNFVISDEEIIENMCLPFRFKAKKQHFCVRLYPPTKSDSFETEMKVMYKIITEINRIQAFYSPTLIIQRWIRGYLIRRSLGLCGMKKPKASGKPFISNPTEKTENEQIPSQLQEAMEEDTNDHPEPGKQKRDTQIKRLYVNLNKLMQTAYPEVLQENAKLYDGQQDMKALCNTPQCRLKLSVKTNRPNQDIKDACIEETGEGNIHVLGLKASVHQSEPLSDLLLSRKALNQKPDPQPRSPAKTSRTHLISRRQDTVSFTPFKIIEKAHQVFDKAKMQRELAEKVTERHVDREVAKGRRVNFIEDRRTEMRLRQEREREDTEKTLTLQRAKLEQDIHQARQKHCQFMEDKKRRIQEQEMVCSFSREHISIARAVLRYNTCKCTKQQ